One segment of Longimicrobiaceae bacterium DNA contains the following:
- the pilM gene encoding type IV pilus assembly protein PilM, with translation MVSLLRRGKSTVGLDIGSGFIKVAVVDHSGAAPELVHVSHTPLIADAIVEGEIMDPQLVAETLRSIFETSGVKAKNVVVSVGGRDVMVKKIQMDRMKEADAREVIRWEAEQYVPFDMENVQLDFQILDPLEDGLQMSVLLVAAKRELVDQRVSLLRDAGITATVVDVDAFALHNAFEYNYPDSREGTLALVNVGHEISTVNVLQGGAPVLTRDVPFGSRRLREELRRLHGLTAEDAEAVLQGRSPRAGEFRALLEEGSDELANGIERAAAFLSIGDSGGQGLGRIYLCGGGARIPGLAETIGARLRVRTEVANPLQRLRVKPGVTSLFPVDELAPMLMLPVGLALRSAA, from the coding sequence ATGGTATCTCTTCTCCGCCGCGGCAAAAGCACCGTCGGCCTGGACATCGGCAGCGGCTTCATCAAGGTGGCGGTGGTCGACCACTCGGGCGCCGCGCCGGAGCTGGTGCACGTCTCGCACACCCCGCTGATCGCCGACGCGATCGTCGAGGGCGAGATCATGGACCCGCAGCTCGTCGCCGAGACGCTGCGCTCCATCTTCGAGACCTCCGGCGTGAAGGCGAAGAACGTGGTGGTCTCCGTCGGAGGCCGCGACGTGATGGTCAAGAAGATCCAGATGGACCGGATGAAGGAGGCCGACGCGCGGGAGGTGATCCGCTGGGAGGCCGAGCAGTACGTCCCCTTCGACATGGAGAACGTGCAGCTCGACTTCCAGATCCTCGACCCGCTGGAGGACGGCCTGCAGATGAGCGTCCTGCTGGTGGCCGCCAAGCGCGAGCTGGTGGACCAGCGCGTCTCGCTGCTGCGCGACGCGGGGATCACCGCCACGGTGGTGGACGTGGACGCCTTCGCGCTGCACAACGCCTTCGAGTACAACTACCCCGACTCGCGGGAAGGCACGCTCGCCCTGGTCAACGTGGGACACGAGATCTCCACGGTGAACGTGCTCCAGGGCGGCGCGCCGGTGCTCACCCGGGACGTTCCCTTCGGCTCGCGCCGGCTGCGCGAGGAGCTGCGCCGTCTCCACGGCCTCACTGCCGAGGACGCCGAAGCCGTGCTGCAGGGGCGCTCGCCCCGCGCGGGGGAGTTCCGGGCGCTCCTCGAGGAGGGCTCCGACGAGCTCGCCAACGGGATCGAGCGCGCCGCCGCGTTCCTCTCCATCGGCGACTCCGGCGGACAGGGGCTCGGACGGATCTATCTCTGCGGCGGCGGTGCCCGGATCCCCGGGCTCGCCGAGACCATCGGCGCGCGACTCCGCGTCCGCACCGAGGTCGCAAACCCCCTCCAGCGGCTCCGCGTCAAGCCGGGTGTGACCTCCCTCTTCCCGGTGGACGAGCTCGCCCCCATGCTGATGCTCCCCGTCGGCCTGGCCCTCCGGTCCGCCGCCTGA
- a CDS encoding shikimate kinase has product MSRSEGGAVRRVVLVGFMCSGKSTVAAELARRLGWEALDLDREIEAREGRTVPRIFRESGEAYFRGLEAAVTAEVAGRSGVVLSPGGGWITNPALLELLGPGTLSVWLQVSPETVLSRAGPDRAARPLLDVPDPLAAVRRLLAEREPLYRLAALAVSTDALDAASAASLIENEIRARGAAPGG; this is encoded by the coding sequence GTGTCGCGGTCTGAGGGGGGAGCGGTCCGGCGGGTCGTGCTGGTGGGCTTCATGTGCTCCGGGAAGAGCACGGTGGCCGCGGAGCTGGCGCGGCGGCTGGGCTGGGAGGCGCTGGACCTGGACCGCGAGATCGAGGCGCGGGAGGGGCGGACGGTCCCGCGGATCTTCCGGGAGTCCGGGGAGGCGTACTTCCGCGGCCTGGAAGCGGCGGTGACGGCGGAGGTGGCGGGGCGGAGCGGCGTGGTGCTCTCCCCGGGCGGGGGGTGGATCACCAACCCGGCGCTCCTGGAGCTGCTGGGCCCCGGCACGCTCTCCGTGTGGCTGCAGGTGTCCCCCGAGACGGTGCTCTCGCGCGCCGGGCCGGACCGCGCGGCGCGCCCCCTGCTGGACGTCCCGGACCCGCTCGCCGCGGTCCGGCGCCTCCTGGCCGAGCGGGAGCCGCTCTACCGGCTCGCCGCGCTCGCCGTGTCCACCGACGCGCTCGACGCGGCGTCGGCCGCCTCCCTGATCGAGAACGAGATCCGAGCGCGCGGCGCCGCCCCCGGCGGGTGA
- a CDS encoding prepilin-type N-terminal cleavage/methylation domain-containing protein codes for MNNRGFTLVELAVALVIGGFLVGVVFQFVNGHQRFVGMQSAREEVQQNGRAALELISAELRGASRGGIVAATAGSIRFRSPRIWGIVCGPEVSGTRVVVFPGVDLTPFKGSNLPDSLALRESPAAPPVQWRFASVTDATPAAGQGAAQCGVIDPQPGRVQVRTLTNVPTTIPFQLGEPAYLYDIVEYATGNSNVPGKWLLRTAGGPAQPLAGPLKEVESVPVFRLRYFDAGGTVLDPIVVANIAEVEVKVTTISRSSKPSLEFSDSTRVRLRN; via the coding sequence ATGAACAACCGCGGCTTTACCCTGGTCGAGCTCGCGGTGGCGCTGGTCATCGGCGGCTTCCTCGTGGGTGTGGTCTTCCAGTTCGTGAACGGGCACCAGCGCTTCGTGGGAATGCAGAGCGCCCGCGAGGAGGTCCAGCAGAACGGCCGCGCGGCCCTGGAGCTGATCTCGGCCGAGCTGCGCGGCGCCAGCCGGGGCGGGATCGTCGCCGCGACCGCGGGCTCCATCCGGTTCCGGTCCCCGCGCATCTGGGGGATCGTGTGCGGTCCCGAAGTCAGTGGGACGCGGGTCGTCGTCTTCCCCGGCGTGGACCTCACGCCGTTCAAGGGCTCCAACCTGCCGGACAGCCTCGCGCTGCGGGAGTCCCCGGCCGCCCCGCCCGTGCAGTGGCGGTTCGCCTCCGTGACGGACGCCACCCCCGCGGCCGGACAGGGTGCGGCGCAGTGCGGGGTGATTGACCCGCAGCCCGGTCGGGTCCAGGTCCGTACGCTCACGAACGTGCCGACCACGATCCCGTTCCAGCTCGGCGAGCCCGCCTACCTGTACGACATCGTCGAATACGCCACGGGCAATTCGAACGTGCCGGGGAAGTGGCTGCTCAGGACTGCGGGCGGGCCGGCGCAGCCGCTCGCCGGACCGCTGAAGGAGGTGGAGAGCGTCCCCGTCTTCCGGCTCCGGTACTTCGACGCCGGCGGCACGGTGCTGGATCCGATCGTCGTCGCGAACATCGCCGAGGTCGAGGTGAAGGTCACCACGATCAGCCGCTCGTCCAAGCCGTCGCTGGAGTTCAGCGACTCCACCCGCGTCCGCCTCCGGAACTGA
- the aroC gene encoding chorismate synthase, with protein sequence MSLFRFTTAGESHGPALVAVVEGVPAGLRLEAEHVDRELQRRQGGYGRGGRMRIESDRAEILSGVRHGETLGSPLALLVRNRDWANWTVAMSAAPPEAPADEEAMRRVHLPRPGHADLVGILKYDRADARDVLERASARETTVRVAAGAVARRLLEEVGIAVGSHVVALGGILAEPPEALPDDLNAASDPSPVRCLDPEAEGRMIDAIDAAKREGDTLGGVVEVVARGVPVGLGSHVSWDRKLDGRLAAALMSIQAIKGVEVGLGFEAAMRPGSRVHDEIVRDPALDGGGGYGRTGNHAGGLEGGITTGAPLVVRAAMKPISTLMRPLRTVDLRTGEPGDAVRERSDVCAVPAAGVVAEAMVAIVLAGAVLEKFGGDSLGELLRNARGYLDRIRERGVAV encoded by the coding sequence ATGAGCTTGTTTCGTTTCACGACGGCGGGGGAGTCGCACGGCCCGGCGCTGGTCGCCGTCGTCGAGGGGGTCCCGGCGGGGCTGCGCCTGGAGGCGGAGCACGTCGACCGCGAGCTGCAGCGCCGCCAGGGCGGGTACGGCCGCGGCGGGCGCATGCGGATCGAGTCCGACCGGGCCGAGATCCTTTCCGGCGTGCGCCACGGGGAGACGCTCGGCTCGCCGCTCGCGCTCCTGGTGCGCAACCGCGACTGGGCCAACTGGACCGTCGCCATGTCCGCCGCCCCCCCGGAGGCGCCCGCCGACGAGGAGGCGATGCGGCGCGTCCACCTCCCGCGCCCGGGGCACGCGGACCTGGTGGGGATCCTCAAGTACGACCGCGCCGACGCCCGCGACGTGCTGGAGCGTGCCTCCGCCCGCGAGACCACCGTGCGGGTGGCCGCGGGCGCGGTGGCGAGGCGCCTCCTCGAGGAGGTGGGAATCGCCGTGGGGAGCCACGTGGTGGCGCTCGGGGGGATCCTCGCGGAGCCTCCGGAGGCGCTCCCGGACGACCTGAACGCCGCCTCCGACCCCTCCCCGGTCCGCTGCCTGGACCCGGAGGCGGAGGGACGGATGATCGACGCGATCGACGCCGCGAAGCGCGAGGGCGACACCCTGGGCGGAGTGGTGGAGGTGGTTGCGCGGGGCGTCCCCGTGGGGCTGGGCTCGCACGTCTCCTGGGACCGCAAGCTGGACGGACGGCTCGCCGCCGCGCTGATGTCCATCCAGGCGATCAAGGGGGTGGAGGTGGGGCTCGGCTTCGAGGCCGCCATGCGCCCCGGCTCCCGCGTGCACGACGAGATCGTCCGCGACCCGGCCCTGGACGGCGGGGGCGGCTACGGCCGTACCGGCAACCACGCCGGGGGGCTGGAGGGGGGGATCACCACGGGCGCCCCGCTGGTGGTGCGGGCCGCCATGAAGCCCATCTCCACGCTGATGCGCCCCCTTCGCACGGTGGACCTGCGCACCGGCGAGCCGGGCGACGCCGTGCGCGAGCGGTCCGACGTTTGCGCGGTCCCCGCGGCCGGGGTGGTGGCGGAGGCGATGGTGGCGATCGTGCTGGCCGGCGCGGTGCTGGAGAAGTTCGGAGGCGACAGCCTGGGCGAGCTGCTCCGCAACGCTCGCGGGTACCTGGACCGGATCCGGGAGCGGGGTGTCGCGGTCTGA
- a CDS encoding prepilin-type N-terminal cleavage/methylation domain-containing protein codes for MTGDSARLRSDDGFTLVEVLAAMMILAVGLLGLEALGIGASRMLVRAEKESRVSTLAATHLEAGLRQARANPAGTGSSCPVEERGKDTVCVTVQAVTGVAKTRRVTVTVRPVRGAVRVDSFVVSSTFYDPAIP; via the coding sequence GTGACAGGTGATTCGGCGCGCCTGCGCTCCGACGACGGCTTCACGCTCGTGGAGGTGCTCGCCGCGATGATGATCCTCGCGGTCGGGCTGCTGGGCCTGGAAGCGCTCGGCATCGGGGCATCACGGATGCTCGTCCGCGCGGAGAAGGAGAGCCGGGTCTCCACCCTGGCCGCCACCCACCTGGAGGCGGGGCTGCGCCAGGCCCGGGCCAATCCGGCGGGCACCGGATCTTCCTGCCCGGTGGAGGAGCGGGGGAAAGATACCGTGTGCGTGACCGTCCAGGCCGTCACCGGGGTCGCGAAGACACGGCGGGTCACGGTGACCGTCCGGCCCGTCCGCGGCGCCGTCCGCGTCGACTCCTTCGTGGTCTCTTCCACGTTCTACGACCCGGCGATCCCATGA
- a CDS encoding GspH/FimT family pseudopilin: MPVLPRDVRGFSLLELLTALVIVGVLTSLAAPAMDRALARMRTRAALDRFTGDLYHARILAVRSGRAVVVQFPGSERCGGAANRYGTDHYLVLARDGSDRVLKRVALGGGGLCLEMNQSDSMRFDSRGMLRGLGNRTVVARRGGDVRDSLTVSRAGRILRRF; the protein is encoded by the coding sequence ATGCCCGTCCTCCCCCGTGATGTCCGCGGCTTCTCGCTCCTGGAGCTGCTCACCGCGCTCGTGATCGTGGGGGTGCTGACCTCCCTCGCCGCGCCCGCCATGGACCGGGCCCTGGCCCGGATGCGCACCCGCGCCGCGCTCGACCGTTTCACGGGCGACCTGTACCACGCGCGGATCCTCGCCGTGCGCTCCGGGCGGGCGGTGGTCGTCCAGTTCCCCGGGTCGGAGCGGTGCGGCGGCGCGGCGAATCGCTACGGCACGGACCACTACCTGGTCCTGGCGAGGGACGGCTCCGACCGGGTGCTGAAGCGGGTCGCGCTCGGCGGGGGAGGGCTCTGCCTGGAGATGAACCAGTCGGACTCCATGCGCTTCGACTCGCGCGGGATGCTGCGCGGCCTGGGGAACCGCACCGTGGTCGCCCGGCGCGGCGGGGACGTCCGCGATTCGCTGACGGTGTCGCGCGCGGGGCGGATCCTCCGCAGGTTCTGA
- the pilO gene encoding type 4a pilus biogenesis protein PilO, translating into MALPAIDPQKRQQLLLGTILVLGLAYLFHSYLYSPKREELSGLETRLAGLETQNRAARAVAQTSGTAEVERKLALYRDQLQAVEALIPSSEELPDLLDAISAEAQRTGVEVTLIQPTGATEEAYYTRRVYDVAVLGAYHSVGDFLTRVASLPRIVTPLDLSLVARPTESPDQAPKVEARFSIETYVISPTENAAHVEQSE; encoded by the coding sequence ATGGCGCTCCCGGCAATCGATCCGCAGAAGCGGCAGCAGCTTCTCCTCGGGACCATTCTGGTCCTGGGCCTGGCGTACCTCTTCCACAGCTACCTGTACTCTCCCAAGCGGGAGGAGCTCTCCGGGCTCGAGACCCGGCTGGCGGGGCTGGAGACTCAGAACCGGGCGGCCCGCGCCGTGGCGCAGACCTCGGGTACCGCCGAGGTGGAGCGGAAGCTGGCGCTCTACCGCGACCAGCTCCAGGCGGTGGAGGCGCTGATCCCCTCCTCCGAGGAGCTCCCCGACCTGCTGGACGCCATCTCCGCCGAGGCGCAGCGCACCGGGGTGGAGGTCACCCTGATCCAGCCGACCGGCGCCACGGAAGAGGCCTACTACACCCGCCGTGTCTACGACGTGGCGGTCCTGGGGGCCTACCACTCCGTGGGCGACTTCCTGACGCGCGTCGCGTCGCTTCCACGGATCGTGACCCCGCTGGACCTGAGCCTCGTCGCGCGCCCCACCGAGTCGCCGGACCAGGCGCCCAAGGTGGAGGCCCGCTTCTCCATCGAGACCTACGTAATCTCCCCCACCGAGAATGCAGCGCATGTGGAGCAATCCGAATAG
- a CDS encoding AMIN domain-containing protein, whose translation MKRLLALLALVPLLVAASPPAGNGDVTTLRLEPREGRAELIIEVAGGDVRWTDFPLSGPPRVVLDIAGARSALPSERYQGIDRGGVTGLRTSQYESDVVRVVVDLARPSQYTVARVPEGIRISFASSASGFEPWSSGSGAPRAARREEPRRHPAAPAQQPQARQQRRMTVSFYEADIRDVLASIAEFANRSIVAGTGVEGIRVTAEINNQPWDVALETILRANGLAHEELPSGIIRVDKIEALAQRREQEPLVTRTFRVNYVPVAELARTLESLKTARGAVATNPTTNTLIVTDVAGAVSNIESLIPQLDIRTPQVAIQTKIIFVNRSNVEELGVTYDLKDSRGNSLNRLVGVPERDLVTGELTGDLTRSDLVLLGGNSIAALGNANTRVVGASLETVISLVLGRYTLISFLDALQTAQLSDVQAAPLITTLDNQEAEIWVGERTPIRVVDVAGGGGGGGGGAGLPRATAELVETGIRLRVTPTITADRRVLMQLHAERSAAVAAAGDIGVSFQTQQGDTRLMVRDGETAVIGGLTVTEVTSTRAGIPFLMDIPFVGALFRTSRKQEQKRDLLIMVTPHIVEES comes from the coding sequence ATGAAGCGCTTGCTGGCACTCCTGGCCCTCGTACCCCTGCTCGTGGCGGCGTCCCCGCCGGCCGGCAACGGGGACGTGACCACGCTGCGCCTGGAGCCCCGCGAGGGGCGGGCGGAGCTGATCATCGAAGTGGCGGGCGGCGACGTCCGCTGGACCGACTTCCCGCTTTCCGGCCCCCCGCGGGTGGTGCTGGACATCGCGGGCGCCCGGAGCGCGCTCCCCAGCGAGCGGTACCAGGGGATCGACCGCGGCGGCGTGACCGGGCTGCGCACCAGCCAGTACGAGTCGGACGTGGTGCGGGTCGTCGTGGACCTGGCGCGCCCGTCGCAGTACACGGTGGCGCGGGTCCCTGAGGGGATCCGCATCTCCTTCGCCTCGTCCGCGAGTGGCTTCGAGCCCTGGAGCAGCGGTTCCGGGGCGCCGCGGGCGGCGCGCCGCGAGGAGCCCCGCCGCCATCCGGCCGCCCCCGCGCAGCAGCCCCAGGCGCGGCAGCAGCGCCGGATGACGGTCAGCTTCTACGAGGCCGACATCCGCGACGTGCTGGCGAGCATCGCCGAGTTCGCGAACCGCTCCATCGTGGCGGGCACGGGGGTGGAGGGGATCCGCGTCACCGCGGAGATCAACAACCAGCCGTGGGACGTGGCGCTGGAGACCATCCTCCGCGCCAACGGGCTGGCGCACGAGGAGCTTCCGAGCGGGATCATCCGCGTGGACAAGATCGAGGCGCTGGCCCAGCGCCGCGAGCAGGAGCCGCTGGTGACCCGCACGTTCCGGGTGAACTACGTCCCGGTGGCGGAGCTCGCCAGGACGCTGGAATCGCTGAAGACCGCGCGCGGCGCCGTGGCGACGAACCCCACGACCAACACGCTGATCGTCACGGACGTCGCGGGGGCGGTGAGCAACATCGAGTCGCTCATCCCGCAGCTCGACATCCGCACCCCGCAGGTGGCGATCCAGACCAAGATCATCTTCGTGAACCGCTCCAACGTGGAGGAGCTGGGCGTCACGTACGACCTCAAGGACTCCCGCGGCAACTCGCTCAACCGGCTGGTGGGCGTGCCGGAGCGCGACCTCGTCACCGGCGAGCTCACCGGCGACCTGACCCGGAGCGACCTGGTCCTGCTGGGCGGCAACTCGATCGCCGCGCTCGGCAACGCCAACACGCGCGTCGTGGGGGCGTCGCTGGAGACCGTCATCTCGCTGGTGCTGGGCCGCTACACCCTGATCTCCTTCCTGGACGCGCTCCAGACGGCGCAGCTCTCGGACGTGCAGGCCGCCCCGCTGATCACCACCCTCGACAACCAGGAGGCGGAGATCTGGGTGGGCGAGCGTACGCCGATCCGCGTGGTGGACGTGGCCGGCGGAGGTGGGGGCGGAGGGGGCGGGGCGGGGCTGCCGCGCGCCACCGCGGAGCTGGTGGAGACCGGGATCCGTCTCCGGGTCACCCCCACGATCACCGCGGACCGGCGCGTCCTGATGCAGCTCCACGCGGAGCGCTCCGCGGCCGTGGCCGCAGCGGGCGACATCGGCGTCTCCTTCCAGACGCAGCAGGGCGACACCCGGCTGATGGTGCGCGACGGCGAGACCGCCGTGATCGGCGGCCTCACCGTCACCGAGGTCACCAGCACCCGCGCCGGGATCCCGTTCCTCATGGACATCCCGTTCGTGGGCGCCCTGTTCCGCACCTCGCGCAAGCAGGAGCAGAAGCGCGACCTGCTCATCATGGTCACCCCCCACATCGTCGAGGAGTCCTAG
- a CDS encoding PilN domain-containing protein produces the protein MIEINLLPAGEKKRRAAGRPGASRSAPALPKFSGDPYMLGLGSLAVLLLVGMGFMYWRVDTGRAEVETRIEEARQDSVRFASTIQLVEAMESRQDTIESKIEVIRGVDSRRYIWPHILDEISRAVPPYTWLTKVVALDAPPPPAPVTAADSAAAKKPQAPVGPAFSLEGNTGSTQALTRFMKSLEASPFIREVTLVTSEQVSTGGRTYQKFTLEARYEVPDSSFVETVPVISLR, from the coding sequence TTGATCGAGATCAACCTCCTCCCCGCCGGGGAGAAAAAGCGCCGCGCCGCCGGCCGGCCGGGCGCGTCCCGCAGCGCCCCCGCGCTCCCGAAGTTCTCGGGAGACCCCTACATGCTCGGCTTGGGCTCCCTGGCCGTGCTCCTCCTGGTGGGGATGGGCTTCATGTACTGGCGGGTGGACACCGGCCGGGCCGAGGTCGAGACGCGCATCGAAGAGGCGCGGCAGGACTCCGTCCGCTTCGCCTCCACCATCCAGCTCGTGGAGGCCATGGAGTCGCGCCAGGACACCATCGAGAGCAAGATCGAGGTGATCCGCGGCGTCGACAGCCGGCGCTACATCTGGCCGCACATCCTGGACGAGATCAGCCGGGCGGTGCCGCCCTACACCTGGCTCACCAAGGTGGTGGCCCTCGATGCCCCGCCGCCCCCCGCGCCCGTCACCGCCGCGGACTCGGCGGCGGCGAAGAAGCCGCAGGCGCCCGTCGGGCCCGCCTTCAGCCTCGAGGGGAACACCGGGTCCACGCAGGCCCTGACCCGCTTCATGAAGAGCCTGGAGGCCTCCCCCTTCATTCGCGAAGTCACCCTGGTGACGAGCGAGCAGGTCAGCACCGGGGGGCGGACGTACCAGAAGTTCACGCTCGAGGCCCGGTACGAGGTCCCCGACTCCTCGTTCGTCGAGACCGTCCCCGTCATCTCCCTCCGATAG
- a CDS encoding GspH/FimT family protein — MTTPPSSPRRSTAGFSLLELMVVLLLVMIMASVAAPRMNTMAAKQKTQGAVGQLSADLAYARVLAVRWGRPTSVRFAASGTEYTVTVDTAGTASPNFRTVKRVQLGRDYAGVRLTPPAAQVSFDTRGIVKAGGGTFTIAGATMTDTLNLNATGRTYRDR, encoded by the coding sequence ATGACCACACCACCTTCCTCCCCCCGCCGCTCCACCGCCGGCTTCAGCCTCCTCGAGCTCATGGTCGTGCTGCTCCTGGTCATGATCATGGCCTCCGTGGCCGCCCCGCGGATGAACACCATGGCCGCCAAGCAGAAGACGCAGGGCGCGGTCGGACAGCTCAGCGCCGACCTGGCGTACGCCCGCGTCCTCGCCGTCCGCTGGGGCCGCCCGACCTCGGTCCGGTTCGCGGCATCCGGCACGGAGTACACCGTCACGGTGGACACCGCAGGCACGGCCTCCCCGAACTTCCGGACCGTGAAGCGGGTGCAGCTCGGGCGCGACTACGCAGGCGTCCGGCTTACGCCTCCCGCGGCCCAGGTCTCGTTCGACACCCGCGGGATCGTGAAGGCCGGCGGCGGCACCTTCACCATCGCCGGGGCCACCATGACGGACACGCTGAATCTCAATGCTACCGGGAGGACGTACCGTGACAGGTGA
- a CDS encoding pilus assembly PilX N-terminal domain-containing protein, which translates to MRVNRNVPFARLRGDRRGMALPVALFGLVAVTILVTSALMTSTTEAAMSSANLDATRALYTAEGAVQAYVASRGAELDSVRNLDWQIPGTTQRARITVTRLGRLPGDITANPPFGPTDRYSVLAEPLVNGRPGRGVIALVSLPSVYTHMALNVNAGATVGSDLEVGGNSKVVDRSSACADSLGAAAVVHEAGTTVTTSGSGNISGSVQQSSLSGQAFIDWILNGKTLEEFAKLADIKFGPRLDPELFPNNARAKWDATNPKLRWGCPAGIAGVTCPTNDPQTNLYPTVGVDANGGTVNLQGDHGQGILIIFNGNLEIQGNFQYNGIVLVEGYTKITGTGGGSTTSKIEGALISLGQNTTQKTNIAESATMGNAVISYNRCQVKAAQDAFNQRQIQKPVFQAPQATFGWFELVR; encoded by the coding sequence ATGCGCGTCAACCGTAACGTACCGTTCGCCCGGCTGCGAGGCGACCGCAGGGGCATGGCGCTCCCCGTGGCGCTGTTCGGGCTCGTGGCGGTCACCATTCTGGTCACCTCGGCGCTCATGACCTCCACCACCGAGGCGGCCATGAGCAGCGCGAACCTGGATGCCACCCGGGCCCTCTACACGGCCGAGGGGGCGGTGCAGGCCTACGTCGCGAGCCGGGGCGCGGAGCTGGACTCCGTGCGGAACCTGGACTGGCAGATCCCGGGAACCACCCAGAGGGCGCGCATCACCGTGACCCGCCTGGGCCGCCTGCCAGGCGACATCACCGCGAACCCGCCGTTCGGTCCCACCGACCGGTACTCCGTCCTGGCCGAGCCGCTCGTGAACGGGCGGCCGGGGCGGGGGGTGATCGCCCTGGTGTCGCTCCCCAGCGTATATACGCACATGGCCCTGAACGTGAACGCGGGCGCCACGGTCGGCTCGGACCTGGAGGTGGGCGGGAATTCGAAGGTGGTGGACCGCTCTTCTGCGTGCGCCGATAGTCTCGGTGCCGCGGCCGTCGTCCACGAGGCCGGCACCACCGTCACGACGAGCGGGAGCGGGAACATCTCCGGGTCGGTCCAGCAGAGCAGCCTCAGCGGGCAGGCGTTCATCGATTGGATCCTGAATGGAAAGACGCTGGAGGAGTTCGCCAAGTTGGCCGACATCAAGTTCGGCCCCAGGCTCGACCCGGAGCTCTTCCCCAACAACGCGAGGGCGAAGTGGGACGCGACCAATCCCAAGCTCCGCTGGGGGTGCCCCGCGGGGATTGCGGGCGTCACCTGCCCAACCAACGACCCGCAGACGAACCTGTATCCCACCGTCGGGGTCGACGCGAACGGCGGAACCGTCAACCTGCAGGGCGACCACGGGCAGGGGATCCTGATCATCTTCAATGGCAACCTGGAGATCCAAGGGAACTTCCAGTACAACGGGATCGTCCTCGTCGAGGGCTACACCAAGATCACCGGCACCGGCGGCGGGAGCACCACGAGCAAGATCGAGGGGGCGCTGATCTCGCTCGGCCAGAACACGACCCAGAAGACCAACATCGCGGAAAGCGCCACGATGGGGAACGCGGTGATCAGCTACAACCGCTGCCAGGTGAAGGCCGCCCAGGACGCCTTCAACCAGAGGCAGATCCAGAAACCCGTCTTCCAGGCCCCGCAGGCCACCTTCGGCTGGTTCGAGCTGGTGCGCTGA